The Triticum aestivum cultivar Chinese Spring chromosome 3A, IWGSC CS RefSeq v2.1, whole genome shotgun sequence genome includes a region encoding these proteins:
- the LOC123063373 gene encoding uncharacterized protein: protein MGKEAGDQRQRPPDGGAGGGGAEGSRRCGYGGAVRLQCVAALVLGAAVLLSALFWLPPFAGRAGRGPPAATDPFAITDDIVASFRLQKNVSELRGNMSKLVLDIYAEVGVPNSIVAVDLLHPLAGSNWTNVIFSIVPYPKNLTISSMGLSIIRSSFMSLVVRQSTLHLTKSLFGNSSSFEVLKFPGGITIIPPQHAFPPETLHATFNFTLNFPIYKVQDRTDELKDQMKKGLLLNSNENLYFKLGNLQGSTILPPTIVETYIVRVVGNHQPSVPRMKQLAQTITNSSKGNLGLNHTVFGRVKQISLSSYLNRSLHSRGSSDAPSQAPMQHHGHHGHHHHHHGHESNRHLAPAPIPIHRPRYVAPPPSGCPYKAKNRVPVTPAAEPVANDHRSTHPAASPPHPLSPSSVHHPPRDPNMHGRSPVPSPPVLPEPPLPTVSFSHAHPPSERATGAGPSAGMSLAPAPHSSNASRRLSCQWVLVPLIYTLLWSLL from the exons ATGGGGAAGGAGGCCGGGGACCAGCGCCAGCGCCCGCCCGACGGgggcgccggcggaggcggcgccGAAGGTAGCAGGCGATGCGGGTACGGAGGGGCGGTGCGCCTGCAATGCGTGGCGGCGCTCGTGCTGGGCGCGGCCGTGCTGCTGTCCGCGCTCTTCTGGCTGCCGCCCTTCGCGGGCCGCGCCGGGAGGGGCCCGCCCGCCGCGACGGATCCCTTCGCCATCACAG ATGATATAGTGGCAAGTTTTAGGCTGCAGAAGAATGTTTCCGAGCTCAGGGGAAACATGTCCAAGCTCGTATTGGACATCTATGCGGAAGTCGGCGTCCCTAACTCCATT GTGGCTGTGGATTTACTACACCCATTAGCTGGATCGAACTGGACAAATGTCATCTTCAGCATTGTGCCTTATCCAAAGAACTTGACTATATCATCAATGGGGTTGAGCATTATTAGGTCATCTTTTATGTCCTTGGTTGTGCGGCAGTCAACACTCCACTTGACCAAGTCCCTGTTTGGGAATTCATCATCCTTTGAAGTGCTTAAATTCCCTGGAGGAATAACAATAATTCCTCCGCAGCACGCCTTTCCTCCTGAAACACTCCATGCAACTTTTAATTTTACTCTGAATTTCCCAATCTACAAAGTGCAAGACAGAACTGATGAATTAAAGGATCAAATGAAGAAAGGCCTACTACTCAATTCTAATGAG AATCTTTATTTCAAATTGGGAAATTTGCAAGGATCAACAATTCTTCCTCCAACTATTGTTGAGACCTACATTGTTCGTGTTGTTGGGAATCACCAGCCATCTGTACCAAGGATGAAGCAGTTGGCCCAAACAATTACTAATTCATCTAAAGGGAACCTTGGTCTGAACCACACCGTATTTGGCAGAGTAAAGCAGATAAGCCTTTCCTCCTATCTTAATCGTTCTTTACATAGCAGGGGCAGTTCTGATGCACCTAGTCAAGCACCAATGCAACATCATGGTCATCACggccatcatcaccatcaccatggtCATGAAAGCAACAGGCATTTGGCTCCTGCTCCTATCCCGATACATAGACCCAGATATGTTGCTCCACCTCCATCTGGGTGTCCATACAAGGCAAAGAACAGGGTTCCTGTGACGCCAGCTGCCGAGCCAGTAGCCAATGATCACCGTTCTACTCATCCTGCTGCTTCACCACCTCATCCATTATCACCTTCTTCTGTTCATCATCCTCCACGTGATCCTAATATGCACGGTAGATCTCCCGTTCCGTCCCCTCCAGTTCTTCCCGAGCCGCCTTTGCCCACTGTTTCTTTTAGTCATGCACACCCTCCAAGTGAGCGTGCAACAGGAGCCGGTCCTTCTGCTGGAATGTCTTTGGCCCCTGCACCGCATTCAT CTAATGCTAGCCGGAGGCTCTCCTGTCAATGGGTCCTGGTACCCCTCATATATACCCTGCTTTGGAGCCTACTATGA